One region of Candidatus Rokuibacteriota bacterium genomic DNA includes:
- a CDS encoding CoA transferase produces LHAGAMGGASIVIGELGRQPLPLPASQPDYQGGINGACGGLLALLAREKTGHGQHVDVATAEVMAFYGGITSPLYTETGLPWRRSGHRASGSGGYYPYAILPTKDGYFCLITRSGHPWKRFLDALGNPAWTRDPRYRDRAAMGRDYPDEVDALIVPYLRERTSAELQELCRRHAIPFAPVRTAEEVARCPQLTARDFFVQITRAEVGTLTYPGAAWRFSRTPCQVLSPAPLLGEHTDLVLGRLGFSAGELASLRHEAIIR; encoded by the coding sequence CCTCCACGCCGGGGCTATGGGAGGCGCCAGTATCGTGATCGGGGAGTTGGGACGGCAGCCGCTCCCGCTCCCCGCCTCCCAGCCCGACTACCAGGGCGGGATCAACGGCGCGTGCGGCGGGCTCCTCGCCCTGCTTGCGCGCGAGAAGACCGGCCACGGCCAGCACGTCGACGTGGCGACAGCCGAGGTGATGGCCTTCTACGGCGGGATCACCTCGCCGCTCTACACCGAGACCGGTCTGCCGTGGCGCCGCTCCGGACACCGGGCGTCGGGATCGGGCGGATACTATCCGTACGCGATTCTCCCGACCAAGGACGGCTACTTCTGCCTGATCACGCGCTCCGGCCACCCCTGGAAGCGCTTCCTCGATGCGTTGGGGAACCCCGCGTGGACGCGCGACCCGCGCTACCGCGACAGGGCCGCAATGGGGCGCGACTATCCTGACGAGGTGGACGCGCTCATCGTCCCCTACCTGCGGGAGCGGACGAGCGCCGAGCTCCAGGAGCTCTGCCGCCGGCACGCCATTCCCTTCGCGCCCGTCCGGACCGCGGAGGAAGTCGCCCGGTGTCCCCAGCTCACCGCCCGGGACTTCTTCGTCCAGATCACGCGGGCCGAGGTCGGAACGCTCACGTATCCCGGGGCAGCGTGGCGCTTCTCTAGAACTCCATGCCAGGTCCTGAGCCCGGCCCCGCTCCTCGGCGAGCACACGGACCTGGTTCTCGGACGCCTCGGTTTTTCCGCCGGCGAGCTCGCTTCGCTCCGCCACGAGGCAATCATCCGGTGA